In Oryza sativa Japonica Group chromosome 2, ASM3414082v1, the following are encoded in one genomic region:
- the LOC4329546 gene encoding protein ADP-ribosyltransferase PARP3 isoform X3: MVHETRSRTLAASQEEGKAAPKKQKTESKEQEGGQQAPSKNKKTADNEEHDGEQEPSKNKKLKAEESDLNGKATAVKEFSEFCKAIREHLTIEDMRKILQGNEQDASGSEDAVVPRCEDVMFYGPLDKCPVCGGQLECKGLKYNCTGTHSEWACCSFSTNNPSRRGGPIKVPDDVKNDFVRKWLKQQEGNKYPKRNLDDEGIFSGMMIALSGRMSRSHGYFKEQIMKHGGKVNNSVIGVTCVVASPAERHQGGSGGFAEALERGTPVVSENWIIDSVQKKEKQPLAAYDIASDVVPEGRGLPLGNLDPTEEAIETLAAELKLAGKRAVHKDSKLEKDGGHIYEKDGIIYNCAFSVCDLGGDINQLCIMQLIMVPENHLHLYYKKGPIGHDQMAEERVEDFGSRFNDAIKEFVRLFEEVTGNEFEPWEREKKFKKKCMKMYPLDMDDGVDVRHGGVALRQLGAAAAHCKLDPSVTFIMKQLCSQEIYRASCHRYALTEMGHDVPDLPIGMLTDLHLKRGEETLLEWKQDVESAPESGPAADAFWMEISNKWFTLFPTTRPYTMKGYEQIADNVASGLETVRDINVASRLIGDVFGSTLDDPLSQCYKKLGCSINRVVEDSEDYKMILKYLEKTYEPVKVGDVVYSATVERIYAVESSALPSYDEIKKLPNKVLLWCGTRSSNLLRHLRDGFVPAVCHIPVPGYMFGKAIVCSDAAAEAALYGFTAVDRPEGYLVLAVASLGKEIQEITGTPGSEDVKRMEEKKMGVKGVGRKTTDPSEHFTWRDGVTVPCGKLVPSTNKDGPLEYNEYAVYDPKQVSIAFLVGVKYEEQNMEVVPDE; the protein is encoded by the exons ATG GTACACGAGACAAGATCACGCACACTAGCGGCTTCCCAAGAAGAAGGGAAGGCTGCTCCGAAGAAGCAGAAGACAGAAAGCAAAGAGCAGGAAGGTGGCCAGCAAGCGCCCTCCAAGAACAAGAAGACAGCCGACAATGAAGAGCACGACGGGGAGCAGGAGCCATCAAAGAACAAGAAGCTCAAAGCGGAGGAATCTGACCTGAATGGGAAGGCAACAGCCGTGAAGGAGTTCTCTGAATTCTGCAAGGCCATAAGGGAACACCTCACGATCGAGGACATGCGCAAGATCCTCCAAGGCAATGAACAGGATGCATCTGGATCAGAAGATGCAGTTGTCCCAAGATG TGAGGATGTGATGTTTTATGGGCCTCTTGACAAGTGCCCCGTATGCGGTGGTCAGCTCGAGTGTAAGGGATTGAAATACAATTGCACTGGGACTCACAGTGAGTGGGCATGTTGTAGCTTCAGTACTAACAATCCTTCGAGGAGAGGTGGTCCTATAAAGGTCCCTGATGATGTCAAGAATGATTTCGTGCGCAAG TGGCTGAAGCAACAAGAAGGGAATAAGTACCCTAAACGTAATTTGGATGACGAGGGTATCTTCTCGGGCATGATGATtgcattgtctggaaggatgtCACGCTCACAT GGTTATTTCAAGGAGCAGATTATGAAGCATGGAGGGAAAGTCAACAACTCCGTGATTG GTGTCACTTGTGTAGTGGCTTCCCCAGCTGAGAGACATCAAGGTGGCTCTGGAGGATTTGCCGAAGCACT GGAGCGTGGAACTCCTGTTGTGAGTGAGAATTGGATAATTGATAGCGTCCAGAAGAAGGAAAAGCAACCTTTGGCTGCTTATGATATTGCATCTGATGTTGTTCCAGAAGGCCGAGGGCTGCCGCTGGGCAACCTTGATCCAACTGAGGAGGCTATCGAGACCTTGGCTGCAGAG CTTAAACTTGCAGGCAAAAGAGCAGTGCACAAAGATTCTAAACTGGAGAAAGACGGAGGACATATCTATGAGAAGGATGGCATCATCTACAATTGTGCCTTTTCTGTGTGCGATTTAGGAGGCGATATTAACCA GTTATGCATTATGCAGCTGATCATGGTGCCTGAGAACCATTTGCACCTATACTACAAGAAGGGTCCTATTGGACATGACCAGATGGCAGAGGAACGGGTTGAAGATTTTGGTAGTCGTTTCAATGATGCTATCAAGGAATTTGTCCGTCTTTTTGAGGAGGTTACTGGAAATGAGTTTGAAccatgggagagagagaagaaatttaagaaGAAGTGTATGAAGATGTATCCCTTGGACATG GATGATGGTGTTGACGTGCGCCATGGTGGTGTGGCTCTTCGTCAGTTGGGAGCTGCTGCAGCACACTGCAAGCTTGACCCTTCTGTTACTTTTATCATGAAACAACTATGCAGCCAAGAAATATACAG AGCTTCTTGTCACAGGTATGCTTTGACAGAGATGGGCCATGATGTGCCAGACCTTCCTATCGGGATGCTTACAGATCTCCATCTGAAAAGAG GGGAGGAGACGCTACTAGAGTGGAAACAAGATGTCGAGTCTGCTCCAGAGTCTGGGCCTGCTGCTGACGCATTCTGGATGGAGATCAGCAATAAGTGGTTCACCCTATTCCCCACAACTCGTCCATATACAATGAAGGGATATGAACAGATTGCTGACAAT GTGGCTTCTGGTTTGGAGACTGTTCGTGATATAAATGTCGCTTCTCGTCTTATTGGTGATGTGTTTGGTTCAACTTTAGATGACCCACTGTCTCAATGCTACAAGAAACTAGGCTGTTCTATCAATCGTGTTGTTGAAGACTCGGAGGACTATAAGATGATCCTGAAGTATCTGGAGAAAACCTACGAGCCTGTCAAGGTTGGCGATGTG GTTTACAGTGCTACTGTCGAGCGGATATATGCTGTTGAATCGAGTGCTCTTCCTTCTTATGATGAAATAAAGAAACTTCCGAACAAAGTTCTCCTCTGGTGTG GAACAAGAAGTTCAAATTTGCTCAGGCACCTGCGCGATGGTTTCGTGCCTGCTGTCTGCCATATACCAGTGCCGGGATACATG TTTGGCAAAGCCATAGTTTGCTCAGACGCAGCAGCCGAAGCCGCGCTCTACGGCTTCACGGCGGTGGATCGTCCGGAGGGTTACCTGGTCCTGGCGGTGGCATCTCTGGGGAAAGAGATCCAGGAGATAACAGGCACGCCAGGCTCAGAG GACGTGAAACGCatggaggagaagaagatgggCGTGAAGGGAgtcgggaggaagacgaccgaccCGTCGGAGCACTTCACCTGGAGGGACGGCGTCACGGTGCCGTGCGGCAAGCTGGTGCCGTCCACGAACAAGGACGGCCCGCTCGAGTACAACGAGTACGCCGTGTACGACCCCAAGCAG GTGAGCATCGCGTTCCTCGTGGGCGTGAAGTACGAGGAGCAGAACATGGAGGTGGTGCCGGACGAGTGA
- the LOC4329546 gene encoding protein ADP-ribosyltransferase PARP3 has translation MVHETRSRTLAASQEEGKAAPKKQKTESKEQEGGQQAPSKNKKTADNEEHDGEQEPSKNKKLKAEESDLNGKATAVKEFSEFCKAIREHLTIEDMRKILQGNEQDASGSEDAVVPRCEDVMFYGPLDKCPVCGGQLECKGLKYNCTGTHSEWACCSFSTNNPSRRGGPIKVPDDVKNDFVRKWLKQQEGNKYPKRNLDDEGIFSGMMIALSGRMSRSHGYFKEQIMKHGGKVNNSVIGVTCVVASPAERHQGGSGGFAEALERGTPVVSENWIIDSVQKKEKQPLAAYDIASDVVPEGRGLPLGNLDPTEEAIETLAAELKLAGKRAVHKDSKLEKDGGHIYEKDGIIYNCAFSVCDLGGDINQLCIMQLIMVPENHLHLYYKKGPIGHDQMAEERVEDFGSRFNDAIKEFVRLFEEVTGNEFEPWEREKKFKKKCMKMYPLDMDDGVDVRHGGVALRQLGAAAAHCKLDPSVTFIMKQLCSQEIYRYALTEMGHDVPDLPIGMLTDLHLKRGEETLLEWKQDVESAPESGPAADAFWMEISNKWFTLFPTTRPYTMKGYEQIADNVASGLETVRDINVASRLIGDVFGSTLDDPLSQCYKKLGCSINRVVEDSEDYKMILKYLEKTYEPVKVGDVVYSATVERIYAVESSALPSYDEIKKLPNKVLLWCGTRSSNLLRHLRDGFVPAVCHIPVPGYMFGKAIVCSDAAAEAALYGFTAVDRPEGYLVLAVASLGKEIQEITGTPGSEDVKRMEEKKMGVKGVGRKTTDPSEHFTWRDGVTVPCGKLVPSTNKDGPLEYNEYAVYDPKQVSIAFLVGVKYEEQNMEVVPDE, from the exons ATG GTACACGAGACAAGATCACGCACACTAGCGGCTTCCCAAGAAGAAGGGAAGGCTGCTCCGAAGAAGCAGAAGACAGAAAGCAAAGAGCAGGAAGGTGGCCAGCAAGCGCCCTCCAAGAACAAGAAGACAGCCGACAATGAAGAGCACGACGGGGAGCAGGAGCCATCAAAGAACAAGAAGCTCAAAGCGGAGGAATCTGACCTGAATGGGAAGGCAACAGCCGTGAAGGAGTTCTCTGAATTCTGCAAGGCCATAAGGGAACACCTCACGATCGAGGACATGCGCAAGATCCTCCAAGGCAATGAACAGGATGCATCTGGATCAGAAGATGCAGTTGTCCCAAGATG TGAGGATGTGATGTTTTATGGGCCTCTTGACAAGTGCCCCGTATGCGGTGGTCAGCTCGAGTGTAAGGGATTGAAATACAATTGCACTGGGACTCACAGTGAGTGGGCATGTTGTAGCTTCAGTACTAACAATCCTTCGAGGAGAGGTGGTCCTATAAAGGTCCCTGATGATGTCAAGAATGATTTCGTGCGCAAG TGGCTGAAGCAACAAGAAGGGAATAAGTACCCTAAACGTAATTTGGATGACGAGGGTATCTTCTCGGGCATGATGATtgcattgtctggaaggatgtCACGCTCACAT GGTTATTTCAAGGAGCAGATTATGAAGCATGGAGGGAAAGTCAACAACTCCGTGATTG GTGTCACTTGTGTAGTGGCTTCCCCAGCTGAGAGACATCAAGGTGGCTCTGGAGGATTTGCCGAAGCACT GGAGCGTGGAACTCCTGTTGTGAGTGAGAATTGGATAATTGATAGCGTCCAGAAGAAGGAAAAGCAACCTTTGGCTGCTTATGATATTGCATCTGATGTTGTTCCAGAAGGCCGAGGGCTGCCGCTGGGCAACCTTGATCCAACTGAGGAGGCTATCGAGACCTTGGCTGCAGAG CTTAAACTTGCAGGCAAAAGAGCAGTGCACAAAGATTCTAAACTGGAGAAAGACGGAGGACATATCTATGAGAAGGATGGCATCATCTACAATTGTGCCTTTTCTGTGTGCGATTTAGGAGGCGATATTAACCA GTTATGCATTATGCAGCTGATCATGGTGCCTGAGAACCATTTGCACCTATACTACAAGAAGGGTCCTATTGGACATGACCAGATGGCAGAGGAACGGGTTGAAGATTTTGGTAGTCGTTTCAATGATGCTATCAAGGAATTTGTCCGTCTTTTTGAGGAGGTTACTGGAAATGAGTTTGAAccatgggagagagagaagaaatttaagaaGAAGTGTATGAAGATGTATCCCTTGGACATG GATGATGGTGTTGACGTGCGCCATGGTGGTGTGGCTCTTCGTCAGTTGGGAGCTGCTGCAGCACACTGCAAGCTTGACCCTTCTGTTACTTTTATCATGAAACAACTATGCAGCCAAGAAATATACAG GTATGCTTTGACAGAGATGGGCCATGATGTGCCAGACCTTCCTATCGGGATGCTTACAGATCTCCATCTGAAAAGAG GGGAGGAGACGCTACTAGAGTGGAAACAAGATGTCGAGTCTGCTCCAGAGTCTGGGCCTGCTGCTGACGCATTCTGGATGGAGATCAGCAATAAGTGGTTCACCCTATTCCCCACAACTCGTCCATATACAATGAAGGGATATGAACAGATTGCTGACAAT GTGGCTTCTGGTTTGGAGACTGTTCGTGATATAAATGTCGCTTCTCGTCTTATTGGTGATGTGTTTGGTTCAACTTTAGATGACCCACTGTCTCAATGCTACAAGAAACTAGGCTGTTCTATCAATCGTGTTGTTGAAGACTCGGAGGACTATAAGATGATCCTGAAGTATCTGGAGAAAACCTACGAGCCTGTCAAGGTTGGCGATGTG GTTTACAGTGCTACTGTCGAGCGGATATATGCTGTTGAATCGAGTGCTCTTCCTTCTTATGATGAAATAAAGAAACTTCCGAACAAAGTTCTCCTCTGGTGTG GAACAAGAAGTTCAAATTTGCTCAGGCACCTGCGCGATGGTTTCGTGCCTGCTGTCTGCCATATACCAGTGCCGGGATACATG TTTGGCAAAGCCATAGTTTGCTCAGACGCAGCAGCCGAAGCCGCGCTCTACGGCTTCACGGCGGTGGATCGTCCGGAGGGTTACCTGGTCCTGGCGGTGGCATCTCTGGGGAAAGAGATCCAGGAGATAACAGGCACGCCAGGCTCAGAG GACGTGAAACGCatggaggagaagaagatgggCGTGAAGGGAgtcgggaggaagacgaccgaccCGTCGGAGCACTTCACCTGGAGGGACGGCGTCACGGTGCCGTGCGGCAAGCTGGTGCCGTCCACGAACAAGGACGGCCCGCTCGAGTACAACGAGTACGCCGTGTACGACCCCAAGCAG GTGAGCATCGCGTTCCTCGTGGGCGTGAAGTACGAGGAGCAGAACATGGAGGTGGTGCCGGACGAGTGA
- the LOC4329546 gene encoding protein ADP-ribosyltransferase PARP3 isoform X2 encodes MFAVVCVDGLFLGWPLTFVHETRSRTLAASQEEGKAAPKKQKTESKEQEGGQQAPSKNKKTADNEEHDGEQEPSKNKKLKAEESDLNGKATAVKEFSEFCKAIREHLTIEDMRKILQGNEQDASGSEDAVVPRCEDVMFYGPLDKCPVCGGQLECKGLKYNCTGTHSEWACCSFSTNNPSRRGGPIKVPDDVKNDFVRKWLKQQEGNKYPKRNLDDEGIFSGMMIALSGRMSRSHGYFKEQIMKHGGKVNNSVIGVTCVVASPAERHQGGSGGFAEALERGTPVVSENWIIDSVQKKEKQPLAAYDIASDVVPEGRGLPLGNLDPTEEAIETLAAELKLAGKRAVHKDSKLEKDGGHIYEKDGIIYNCAFSVCDLGGDINQLCIMQLIMVPENHLHLYYKKGPIGHDQMAEERVEDFGSRFNDAIKEFVRLFEEVTGNEFEPWEREKKFKKKCMKMYPLDMDDGVDVRHGGVALRQLGAAAAHCKLDPSVTFIMKQLCSQEIYRYALTEMGHDVPDLPIGMLTDLHLKRGEETLLEWKQDVESAPESGPAADAFWMEISNKWFTLFPTTRPYTMKGYEQIADNVASGLETVRDINVASRLIGDVFGSTLDDPLSQCYKKLGCSINRVVEDSEDYKMILKYLEKTYEPVKVGDVVYSATVERIYAVESSALPSYDEIKKLPNKVLLWCGTRSSNLLRHLRDGFVPAVCHIPVPGYMFGKAIVCSDAAAEAALYGFTAVDRPEGYLVLAVASLGKEIQEITGTPGSEDVKRMEEKKMGVKGVGRKTTDPSEHFTWRDGVTVPCGKLVPSTNKDGPLEYNEYAVYDPKQVSIAFLVGVKYEEQNMEVVPDE; translated from the exons ATG TTTGCAGTTGTTTGTGTGGacggattgtttcttggttggCCCTTAACCTTT GTACACGAGACAAGATCACGCACACTAGCGGCTTCCCAAGAAGAAGGGAAGGCTGCTCCGAAGAAGCAGAAGACAGAAAGCAAAGAGCAGGAAGGTGGCCAGCAAGCGCCCTCCAAGAACAAGAAGACAGCCGACAATGAAGAGCACGACGGGGAGCAGGAGCCATCAAAGAACAAGAAGCTCAAAGCGGAGGAATCTGACCTGAATGGGAAGGCAACAGCCGTGAAGGAGTTCTCTGAATTCTGCAAGGCCATAAGGGAACACCTCACGATCGAGGACATGCGCAAGATCCTCCAAGGCAATGAACAGGATGCATCTGGATCAGAAGATGCAGTTGTCCCAAGATG TGAGGATGTGATGTTTTATGGGCCTCTTGACAAGTGCCCCGTATGCGGTGGTCAGCTCGAGTGTAAGGGATTGAAATACAATTGCACTGGGACTCACAGTGAGTGGGCATGTTGTAGCTTCAGTACTAACAATCCTTCGAGGAGAGGTGGTCCTATAAAGGTCCCTGATGATGTCAAGAATGATTTCGTGCGCAAG TGGCTGAAGCAACAAGAAGGGAATAAGTACCCTAAACGTAATTTGGATGACGAGGGTATCTTCTCGGGCATGATGATtgcattgtctggaaggatgtCACGCTCACAT GGTTATTTCAAGGAGCAGATTATGAAGCATGGAGGGAAAGTCAACAACTCCGTGATTG GTGTCACTTGTGTAGTGGCTTCCCCAGCTGAGAGACATCAAGGTGGCTCTGGAGGATTTGCCGAAGCACT GGAGCGTGGAACTCCTGTTGTGAGTGAGAATTGGATAATTGATAGCGTCCAGAAGAAGGAAAAGCAACCTTTGGCTGCTTATGATATTGCATCTGATGTTGTTCCAGAAGGCCGAGGGCTGCCGCTGGGCAACCTTGATCCAACTGAGGAGGCTATCGAGACCTTGGCTGCAGAG CTTAAACTTGCAGGCAAAAGAGCAGTGCACAAAGATTCTAAACTGGAGAAAGACGGAGGACATATCTATGAGAAGGATGGCATCATCTACAATTGTGCCTTTTCTGTGTGCGATTTAGGAGGCGATATTAACCA GTTATGCATTATGCAGCTGATCATGGTGCCTGAGAACCATTTGCACCTATACTACAAGAAGGGTCCTATTGGACATGACCAGATGGCAGAGGAACGGGTTGAAGATTTTGGTAGTCGTTTCAATGATGCTATCAAGGAATTTGTCCGTCTTTTTGAGGAGGTTACTGGAAATGAGTTTGAAccatgggagagagagaagaaatttaagaaGAAGTGTATGAAGATGTATCCCTTGGACATG GATGATGGTGTTGACGTGCGCCATGGTGGTGTGGCTCTTCGTCAGTTGGGAGCTGCTGCAGCACACTGCAAGCTTGACCCTTCTGTTACTTTTATCATGAAACAACTATGCAGCCAAGAAATATACAG GTATGCTTTGACAGAGATGGGCCATGATGTGCCAGACCTTCCTATCGGGATGCTTACAGATCTCCATCTGAAAAGAG GGGAGGAGACGCTACTAGAGTGGAAACAAGATGTCGAGTCTGCTCCAGAGTCTGGGCCTGCTGCTGACGCATTCTGGATGGAGATCAGCAATAAGTGGTTCACCCTATTCCCCACAACTCGTCCATATACAATGAAGGGATATGAACAGATTGCTGACAAT GTGGCTTCTGGTTTGGAGACTGTTCGTGATATAAATGTCGCTTCTCGTCTTATTGGTGATGTGTTTGGTTCAACTTTAGATGACCCACTGTCTCAATGCTACAAGAAACTAGGCTGTTCTATCAATCGTGTTGTTGAAGACTCGGAGGACTATAAGATGATCCTGAAGTATCTGGAGAAAACCTACGAGCCTGTCAAGGTTGGCGATGTG GTTTACAGTGCTACTGTCGAGCGGATATATGCTGTTGAATCGAGTGCTCTTCCTTCTTATGATGAAATAAAGAAACTTCCGAACAAAGTTCTCCTCTGGTGTG GAACAAGAAGTTCAAATTTGCTCAGGCACCTGCGCGATGGTTTCGTGCCTGCTGTCTGCCATATACCAGTGCCGGGATACATG TTTGGCAAAGCCATAGTTTGCTCAGACGCAGCAGCCGAAGCCGCGCTCTACGGCTTCACGGCGGTGGATCGTCCGGAGGGTTACCTGGTCCTGGCGGTGGCATCTCTGGGGAAAGAGATCCAGGAGATAACAGGCACGCCAGGCTCAGAG GACGTGAAACGCatggaggagaagaagatgggCGTGAAGGGAgtcgggaggaagacgaccgaccCGTCGGAGCACTTCACCTGGAGGGACGGCGTCACGGTGCCGTGCGGCAAGCTGGTGCCGTCCACGAACAAGGACGGCCCGCTCGAGTACAACGAGTACGCCGTGTACGACCCCAAGCAG GTGAGCATCGCGTTCCTCGTGGGCGTGAAGTACGAGGAGCAGAACATGGAGGTGGTGCCGGACGAGTGA
- the LOC4329545 gene encoding protein LITTLE ZIPPER 4: protein MDSLNTKLYLQNCYMLKENERLRKAAVLLNQENQALLSELKHRLARSPSPAAAAPGVANDSKNAAAAAGRHAGPPPVQDKSASKSK from the coding sequence ATGGACAGTCTGAACACGAAGCTGTACCTGCAGAACTGCTACATGCTCAAGGAGAACGAGCGGCTGCGCAAGGCGGCCGTGCTTCTCAACCAGGAGAACCAGGCCCTGCTCTCCGAGCTCAAGCACCGCCTcgccaggtcgccgtcgccggccgccgcggcaccCGGCGTCGCCAACGACAGcaagaacgccgccgccgccgccggccgccacgctGGCCCGCCTCCGGTGCAGGACAAGTCAGCCTCCAAGTCCAAGTAG
- the LOC4329546 gene encoding protein ADP-ribosyltransferase PARP3 isoform X1: MFAVVCVDGLFLGWPLTFVHETRSRTLAASQEEGKAAPKKQKTESKEQEGGQQAPSKNKKTADNEEHDGEQEPSKNKKLKAEESDLNGKATAVKEFSEFCKAIREHLTIEDMRKILQGNEQDASGSEDAVVPRCEDVMFYGPLDKCPVCGGQLECKGLKYNCTGTHSEWACCSFSTNNPSRRGGPIKVPDDVKNDFVRKWLKQQEGNKYPKRNLDDEGIFSGMMIALSGRMSRSHGYFKEQIMKHGGKVNNSVIGVTCVVASPAERHQGGSGGFAEALERGTPVVSENWIIDSVQKKEKQPLAAYDIASDVVPEGRGLPLGNLDPTEEAIETLAAELKLAGKRAVHKDSKLEKDGGHIYEKDGIIYNCAFSVCDLGGDINQLCIMQLIMVPENHLHLYYKKGPIGHDQMAEERVEDFGSRFNDAIKEFVRLFEEVTGNEFEPWEREKKFKKKCMKMYPLDMDDGVDVRHGGVALRQLGAAAAHCKLDPSVTFIMKQLCSQEIYRASCHRYALTEMGHDVPDLPIGMLTDLHLKRGEETLLEWKQDVESAPESGPAADAFWMEISNKWFTLFPTTRPYTMKGYEQIADNVASGLETVRDINVASRLIGDVFGSTLDDPLSQCYKKLGCSINRVVEDSEDYKMILKYLEKTYEPVKVGDVVYSATVERIYAVESSALPSYDEIKKLPNKVLLWCGTRSSNLLRHLRDGFVPAVCHIPVPGYMFGKAIVCSDAAAEAALYGFTAVDRPEGYLVLAVASLGKEIQEITGTPGSEDVKRMEEKKMGVKGVGRKTTDPSEHFTWRDGVTVPCGKLVPSTNKDGPLEYNEYAVYDPKQVSIAFLVGVKYEEQNMEVVPDE, translated from the exons ATG TTTGCAGTTGTTTGTGTGGacggattgtttcttggttggCCCTTAACCTTT GTACACGAGACAAGATCACGCACACTAGCGGCTTCCCAAGAAGAAGGGAAGGCTGCTCCGAAGAAGCAGAAGACAGAAAGCAAAGAGCAGGAAGGTGGCCAGCAAGCGCCCTCCAAGAACAAGAAGACAGCCGACAATGAAGAGCACGACGGGGAGCAGGAGCCATCAAAGAACAAGAAGCTCAAAGCGGAGGAATCTGACCTGAATGGGAAGGCAACAGCCGTGAAGGAGTTCTCTGAATTCTGCAAGGCCATAAGGGAACACCTCACGATCGAGGACATGCGCAAGATCCTCCAAGGCAATGAACAGGATGCATCTGGATCAGAAGATGCAGTTGTCCCAAGATG TGAGGATGTGATGTTTTATGGGCCTCTTGACAAGTGCCCCGTATGCGGTGGTCAGCTCGAGTGTAAGGGATTGAAATACAATTGCACTGGGACTCACAGTGAGTGGGCATGTTGTAGCTTCAGTACTAACAATCCTTCGAGGAGAGGTGGTCCTATAAAGGTCCCTGATGATGTCAAGAATGATTTCGTGCGCAAG TGGCTGAAGCAACAAGAAGGGAATAAGTACCCTAAACGTAATTTGGATGACGAGGGTATCTTCTCGGGCATGATGATtgcattgtctggaaggatgtCACGCTCACAT GGTTATTTCAAGGAGCAGATTATGAAGCATGGAGGGAAAGTCAACAACTCCGTGATTG GTGTCACTTGTGTAGTGGCTTCCCCAGCTGAGAGACATCAAGGTGGCTCTGGAGGATTTGCCGAAGCACT GGAGCGTGGAACTCCTGTTGTGAGTGAGAATTGGATAATTGATAGCGTCCAGAAGAAGGAAAAGCAACCTTTGGCTGCTTATGATATTGCATCTGATGTTGTTCCAGAAGGCCGAGGGCTGCCGCTGGGCAACCTTGATCCAACTGAGGAGGCTATCGAGACCTTGGCTGCAGAG CTTAAACTTGCAGGCAAAAGAGCAGTGCACAAAGATTCTAAACTGGAGAAAGACGGAGGACATATCTATGAGAAGGATGGCATCATCTACAATTGTGCCTTTTCTGTGTGCGATTTAGGAGGCGATATTAACCA GTTATGCATTATGCAGCTGATCATGGTGCCTGAGAACCATTTGCACCTATACTACAAGAAGGGTCCTATTGGACATGACCAGATGGCAGAGGAACGGGTTGAAGATTTTGGTAGTCGTTTCAATGATGCTATCAAGGAATTTGTCCGTCTTTTTGAGGAGGTTACTGGAAATGAGTTTGAAccatgggagagagagaagaaatttaagaaGAAGTGTATGAAGATGTATCCCTTGGACATG GATGATGGTGTTGACGTGCGCCATGGTGGTGTGGCTCTTCGTCAGTTGGGAGCTGCTGCAGCACACTGCAAGCTTGACCCTTCTGTTACTTTTATCATGAAACAACTATGCAGCCAAGAAATATACAG AGCTTCTTGTCACAGGTATGCTTTGACAGAGATGGGCCATGATGTGCCAGACCTTCCTATCGGGATGCTTACAGATCTCCATCTGAAAAGAG GGGAGGAGACGCTACTAGAGTGGAAACAAGATGTCGAGTCTGCTCCAGAGTCTGGGCCTGCTGCTGACGCATTCTGGATGGAGATCAGCAATAAGTGGTTCACCCTATTCCCCACAACTCGTCCATATACAATGAAGGGATATGAACAGATTGCTGACAAT GTGGCTTCTGGTTTGGAGACTGTTCGTGATATAAATGTCGCTTCTCGTCTTATTGGTGATGTGTTTGGTTCAACTTTAGATGACCCACTGTCTCAATGCTACAAGAAACTAGGCTGTTCTATCAATCGTGTTGTTGAAGACTCGGAGGACTATAAGATGATCCTGAAGTATCTGGAGAAAACCTACGAGCCTGTCAAGGTTGGCGATGTG GTTTACAGTGCTACTGTCGAGCGGATATATGCTGTTGAATCGAGTGCTCTTCCTTCTTATGATGAAATAAAGAAACTTCCGAACAAAGTTCTCCTCTGGTGTG GAACAAGAAGTTCAAATTTGCTCAGGCACCTGCGCGATGGTTTCGTGCCTGCTGTCTGCCATATACCAGTGCCGGGATACATG TTTGGCAAAGCCATAGTTTGCTCAGACGCAGCAGCCGAAGCCGCGCTCTACGGCTTCACGGCGGTGGATCGTCCGGAGGGTTACCTGGTCCTGGCGGTGGCATCTCTGGGGAAAGAGATCCAGGAGATAACAGGCACGCCAGGCTCAGAG GACGTGAAACGCatggaggagaagaagatgggCGTGAAGGGAgtcgggaggaagacgaccgaccCGTCGGAGCACTTCACCTGGAGGGACGGCGTCACGGTGCCGTGCGGCAAGCTGGTGCCGTCCACGAACAAGGACGGCCCGCTCGAGTACAACGAGTACGCCGTGTACGACCCCAAGCAG GTGAGCATCGCGTTCCTCGTGGGCGTGAAGTACGAGGAGCAGAACATGGAGGTGGTGCCGGACGAGTGA